From a single Acidobacteriota bacterium genomic region:
- a CDS encoding methyltransferase domain-containing protein, translating to MGVSERFQGANVIDAGRLSPYWGEHAARYRFALEMVAGKRVLDIACGTGYGIGLLQQTARSVCGVDVDAEAAAQARLECGESSAVILGDGLRLPFTDASFDVVTSFETVEHIHDRPGFLRELERVLSPGGFLLLSTPNAHYTRPVNGKPSNPFHVYEYTPEELGEELRKVFIVEEHLGQSLEIGKSISPFYLDQQRLPRKPIVQAKLFGWRVMNKFPLGLRERLSEAIWKRPFYPTEANYLFSEEKLAKAPVQLAVCRKK from the coding sequence ATGGGAGTTTCTGAAAGATTTCAAGGAGCTAATGTGATCGATGCCGGGCGGCTTTCTCCCTATTGGGGAGAGCATGCGGCCCGATATCGATTTGCGCTTGAAATGGTCGCGGGTAAGAGAGTTCTTGATATTGCCTGCGGGACCGGCTACGGGATCGGGTTGCTTCAGCAAACTGCAAGATCGGTTTGCGGCGTTGATGTGGATGCCGAAGCGGCGGCTCAGGCCCGACTAGAATGCGGGGAAAGTTCCGCGGTGATCCTGGGGGATGGTCTTCGTCTTCCTTTTACGGATGCGAGCTTCGATGTCGTCACTTCATTTGAAACGGTAGAACATATTCATGACCGCCCGGGTTTCTTAAGGGAGTTGGAGCGAGTTCTAAGTCCCGGAGGCTTTCTTCTGCTTTCGACTCCGAATGCCCATTACACGAGACCGGTGAACGGAAAGCCCTCGAATCCTTTCCACGTCTATGAATATACGCCCGAAGAGCTCGGCGAAGAATTGCGGAAGGTTTTTATAGTTGAGGAGCATCTCGGGCAGTCGCTTGAGATCGGGAAAAGTATCTCACCGTTCTATCTCGATCAACAGAGATTGCCGCGAAAGCCCATTGTGCAGGCCAAGCTGTTTGGCTGGCGAGTGATGAATAAGTTTCCGCTCGGCCTCCGGGAAAGGCTAAGCGAGGCGATCTGGAAGCGGCCATTTTACCCGACCGAGGCAAATTACTTATTTTCGGAAGAAAAACTTGCCAAGGCACCGGTGCAGCTTGCCGTATGCCGAAAGAAATGA
- a CDS encoding class I SAM-dependent methyltransferase, with protein sequence MPFPKNGLGQHYDVDADDYFKEHDTEGRLDGATSLLERAEKILGHKGKLLDVGVGRGETLVAAKELGWEVEGVEPSATFADYAEKRTGLKIWREPIEDSSVPDNEYDAVVLAAVLEHLYNPDEIVGRISRALKPGGLLYIDVPNEAGLYFRIGNLYQKLRGRDWSVNLAPTFSPFHVFGFSPHALRKILTKHGLEPEYWNVYPGQSLVPSRGGIVGTVESLSSKIVTGISSFGELGTYIETWARKR encoded by the coding sequence ATGCCTTTCCCCAAAAATGGACTCGGCCAGCATTATGACGTGGACGCGGACGATTACTTTAAGGAGCACGACACCGAAGGTCGGCTTGACGGTGCGACGTCTCTTCTAGAAAGGGCGGAGAAGATACTGGGCCATAAGGGCAAACTCCTCGATGTTGGAGTAGGGCGAGGCGAAACGCTTGTCGCGGCAAAGGAATTAGGATGGGAAGTTGAGGGTGTGGAGCCTTCTGCTACTTTTGCAGATTATGCGGAGAAACGGACCGGCCTCAAAATATGGCGGGAGCCAATCGAAGATTCCTCGGTTCCAGACAATGAGTACGATGCTGTTGTTCTCGCCGCAGTGCTTGAGCATTTATACAATCCAGATGAGATAGTTGGAAGAATTTCCAGAGCGCTGAAGCCCGGCGGCCTTCTCTATATCGATGTCCCCAACGAGGCGGGGCTTTATTTCAGGATCGGCAATCTTTATCAAAAGCTTCGAGGCCGGGACTGGAGCGTGAATCTGGCACCCACGTTTTCGCCGTTCCATGTTTTTGGCTTTAGTCCGCATGCATTGAGAAAGATACTCACTAAACATGGGTTGGAACCTGAGTACTGGAACGTTTATCCGGGACAAAGTCTTGTGCCGAGCCGCGGGGGCATTGTGGGAACTGTCGAGAGCCTTTCCTCCAAGATCGTGACCGGAATCAGCAGCTTCGGTGAACTAGGGACTTACATCGAGACCTGGGCGCGGAAACGCTGA
- a CDS encoding glycosyltransferase: MKSENELDAESIFPLSVSLLTFEPQREGKDLEEFEKVRAELAAEGIEWDWLPYHKRPSAAATAWDIFRGAFYIWRRIGRFDVLHGRVHVPTLMGALARKFSRKKPKLLFDIRGFFPEEYTDAGIWPEGGLLYRGAKRMERWLMKEADAFVVLTEKAREILFPESKGSGFDKLGRPVEVIPCCVDLERFASATPATRERKRKELGIADKKVMVYVGSFGGWYLTKETADIFGAFREKYPNAYAMILTQSKPEVIEPLLREAGYADGEYLITRVPSNEIPEYLVAADLAVSFIKPCYSKQASSPTKNAEYLACGLPIIANMGVGDVDLLIEGYGVGSLIERFDRESYLEAFDKIKSLGDISAKCREVADQEFDLETVGGIRYRAVYESISGS, from the coding sequence TTGAAAAGTGAAAATGAGTTGGATGCCGAGTCTATTTTCCCCTTGAGCGTTTCGCTGCTTACGTTTGAGCCGCAGCGGGAAGGGAAAGATCTTGAGGAGTTTGAAAAGGTTCGGGCGGAGCTGGCGGCGGAGGGAATTGAGTGGGACTGGCTGCCGTATCATAAGCGGCCTTCGGCGGCGGCGACGGCCTGGGATATCTTTCGCGGGGCTTTTTATATTTGGCGAAGGATCGGGCGGTTCGATGTTCTGCATGGGCGCGTGCATGTCCCGACCCTGATGGGAGCTTTGGCCCGGAAGTTCTCACGCAAGAAGCCTAAATTGCTCTTTGATATCCGGGGATTTTTCCCTGAGGAATATACCGATGCGGGCATCTGGCCCGAGGGCGGGCTGCTTTACCGCGGTGCGAAACGTATGGAGCGTTGGCTGATGAAAGAGGCCGATGCCTTTGTCGTTCTAACCGAAAAGGCGAGAGAGATCCTTTTCCCCGAGTCGAAGGGGTCGGGGTTTGATAAGCTCGGCCGCCCGGTCGAGGTGATACCGTGTTGTGTTGATCTGGAAAGATTTGCCTCCGCGACTCCCGCGACCCGGGAAAGAAAGAGAAAAGAGCTTGGTATAGCCGACAAGAAGGTAATGGTCTATGTTGGCTCGTTCGGAGGGTGGTATCTTACGAAAGAGACGGCCGATATCTTTGGAGCCTTCCGCGAAAAGTACCCGAATGCGTATGCGATGATATTGACGCAGAGCAAGCCTGAAGTTATCGAGCCGCTTCTTCGCGAGGCCGGTTACGCGGATGGCGAGTATCTTATAACTCGTGTTCCATCAAACGAAATACCTGAGTATCTGGTTGCGGCCGACCTGGCCGTTTCTTTTATAAAGCCTTGTTATTCCAAGCAAGCTTCTTCGCCGACGAAAAACGCTGAGTACCTCGCCTGCGGGCTTCCGATTATCGCAAACATGGGCGTCGGGGATGTAGATCTGCTTATCGAGGGCTACGGCGTCGGTTCGCTGATAGAAAGGTTCGACCGCGAGTCCTATCTCGAGGCTTTTGATAAGATAAAGAGCTTAGGAGACATTTCCGCAAAATGCCGCGAAGTCGCCGATCAGGAATTCGACCTCGAAACGGTCGGCGGAATTAGATATCGGGCTGTCTACGAATCGATCAGTGGATCATGA
- a CDS encoding glycosyltransferase family 2 protein, with protein sequence MKPLVSAIIPNYNYARYVGEAVESALGQTYPNIEVIVVDDGSKDNSLEVLEKYRDRIKIIEQENSGVCVARNRGVAESTGEYIAFLDADDVWLPEKIEKQVDKFESRGDVGLVHVGVIDIDASGEELATHLNGMEGDVAAELMMFESAVILGGGSGVMIPREAFDKVGGFDESLSTSADWDLYFRISSSFSVGFIGEPLLKYRLHGSNMHSNIPRMESEMLSTYQKVFTENGRDGKFDKGKAYGSLFRVLAGSYFRAGKYRDFLRTAVKSVWYRPAGIGYFAAFPLRRFSKNRMNTD encoded by the coding sequence ATGAAGCCATTGGTTAGCGCGATCATTCCCAACTATAACTACGCCCGGTATGTTGGCGAGGCGGTCGAGAGCGCTCTCGGGCAAACCTATCCAAACATCGAGGTAATAGTTGTTGATGACGGGTCAAAGGATAACTCGCTCGAGGTTCTTGAGAAATACCGCGATCGGATAAAGATAATTGAGCAAGAGAACTCGGGGGTGTGTGTAGCCCGGAACCGCGGCGTGGCGGAATCAACCGGCGAATACATTGCATTCCTGGATGCCGATGATGTCTGGTTGCCTGAGAAGATCGAAAAGCAGGTTGACAAGTTCGAGTCTCGCGGCGATGTGGGTCTTGTTCATGTCGGTGTGATCGATATTGACGCTTCAGGAGAAGAACTGGCGACTCATTTGAACGGAATGGAAGGTGATGTTGCCGCCGAACTAATGATGTTTGAAAGTGCAGTCATTTTGGGAGGCGGGAGCGGGGTGATGATCCCGCGAGAGGCTTTCGACAAAGTCGGAGGTTTTGATGAATCGCTTTCGACTTCGGCGGACTGGGACCTTTATTTTCGCATCAGCTCCTCTTTTTCCGTGGGCTTCATAGGCGAACCGCTATTGAAGTATCGGTTACACGGCTCGAACATGCATTCAAATATTCCGCGAATGGAGAGCGAAATGCTCTCCACATATCAGAAGGTGTTTACTGAAAACGGGCGGGATGGAAAATTCGACAAAGGCAAAGCTTACGGGAGCTTGTTTCGGGTTCTTGCGGGGTCTTATTTTCGGGCGGGGAAGTATAGGGATTTTTTGCGGACGGCGGTGAAGAGTGTTTGGTATCGTCCGGCGGGGATCGGATATTTTGCGGCGTTTCCGTTGAGGAGATTTTCTAAAAATCGGATGAACACGGATTAA